In Chitinophaga oryzae, the sequence AAAGTAGAAGATGGTAAACAACAGCACGAACGTTCCGGTCACTTCGCAGATAAAATTGCGCAGCGGTTTACGGATAGCCGGCTCCGTGCAGAAGCAGGCGCGTTGCAGTCCGTTGTCGGGCGTAGCGTCCAGGTGGTCTTTGTAATTGTACCATACGAGGGACGTGCCCAGCATGGCGCCTGCGAACTGGGCGAGTGCAAACATGGGCACGTCTGCCCAGTTGAACTTGCCGGCAGCGGCCAGCGCCACACTCACAGCGGGGTTGAGATGCGCGCCGCTGTAAGGACCTGCTACTACCACGCCTACATACACGCCGAGCGCCCATCCGGTGGTAATAACGATCCATCCGCCGCTGTTGCCCTTTGTTTTGTTCAGCACTACATTGGCGACTACGCCATTGC encodes:
- a CDS encoding MIP/aquaporin family protein encodes the protein MSPILAEFIGTALLLLLGNGVVANVVLNKTKGNSGGWIVITTGWALGVYVGVVVAGPYSGAHLNPAVSVALAAAGKFNWADVPMFALAQFAGAMLGTSLVWYNYKDHLDATPDNGLQRACFCTEPAIRKPLRNFICEVTGTFVLLFTIFYFTGAEIGTDKTPVGLGSLGAVPVAFLVWAIGLSLGGTTGYAINPARDLGPRIMHAILPMNGKGHSDWSYAWIPVAGPLAGGVLAAALYLLLK